The following is a genomic window from Caproiciproducens sp. CPB-2.
CTCAGGTTCTGGTGCAAAGCAGGGAGGAAGGCTACGGCAGGGGCTTTGCGGAAGGAAAAAAAGAAGGACGGGAGCTCGGGTACCGGGACGGTTATGAGGAAGGCCGGCAGGCCGGTCTGCAGAAGGCCGAAGAAGAGAATCGGGCGGCGGCCGAAGAGCTTTCCGGAATGCTGGATACCGTGGAAACCAGGAAGGCTGAAATCCTGCAAAGATATGAGGCCGATCTTAAAAAGCTGGCCGTCTCGATTGCGGAAAAAGTCATCCGGCGGGAACTGAGCATGAATGAAAAAGCGATGCAATCCATCATTACCAGCGCTGTGGATGCCTACCGCAATCAGGAATGGGTCAGAATCTTCGTCTCCAAAAACACGAAAACGCTGCTTCAGAAGGTGGACAAGTCCATTGTTGAGGCGCTCAGCGATGTCTCCGACAGCATTAAAATTGAAGTCTCTCCCGATATGGACGACGGCGACTGTATTATAGAAATGCCCGACCGGATGGTCGATGCCGGCGTAAATACGCAGATGGAAAAAATCAAACAGGCACTCCAGGTATAACAGTCAATTTTTGAAGATGGAGCGAAAAATGTTGAATTTTCAGGATTCCTACGATGTTTTGGAAAAATTGAATCCGCTCTGTTATATCGGCAAGGTGAAAAATATCGTCGGTATGATGATAGAGACCACCGGCCTGAGGGCCAATGTCGGCGATA
Proteins encoded in this region:
- a CDS encoding FliH/SctL family protein is translated as MPNVIKASQYVTVKNGTAFPANNGSVPKAPDPPLEEDQHRKIVNEAFQKAQQIIEAAQNYTVNKVRESTQQMNQEAAQVLVQSREEGYGRGFAEGKKEGRELGYRDGYEEGRQAGLQKAEEENRAAAEELSGMLDTVETRKAEILQRYEADLKKLAVSIAEKVIRRELSMNEKAMQSIITSAVDAYRNQEWVRIFVSKNTKTLLQKVDKSIVEALSDVSDSIKIEVSPDMDDGDCIIEMPDRMVDAGVNTQMEKIKQALQV